In the Dolichospermum flos-aquae CCAP 1403/13F genome, ACTCCCGCACAAGCAGAAACTTTATGTGGTGGTTATTGTCAATCATCACAGGATGATCAAGATGCGTACATGAATGATATTGCTGAGATTATCAATAATGCCAAAAAACAAACTCAAGGTGTAGATAATAAACGCAGTAATCAGAAGATTAATACCATAGATAAATCCAAAAAAACTTACCTGAATGGAGTAGAGATACCCCGCAAGGGAAAAACCGTAGTTATATCTTTTTGAATTTTAAATGTGGATTTAACAGGCTAATTTAGGTACATCATTGGCTTTATTGAGAATAAATAAACTTTCATCTCCCCCACGGCCAATTCTTAAAGTTTCATCTAAGTAAGTAATATCGAGAGTGGCAATTCTCCCTTGAGGATTATTAGCTACTATAACTTTAAATGGATTTAATTTAGGGGTATTAATACCGACAATTTTTTCAATAGCTAAATAACGTTTATCAAAATAAACATTGATGCGTTTATCTGCTGTATTTGATATATCTATGGCAGGTTCAAAATTAGCTGTTACTTTCACATATCCTGATATTAAACCCAGAGGATGTTGCACTTGAGCTAGATTAAAAAATAGTTTATCGGCAATATTAATTACTTGATAAACTTTACCTATTTGTAATCCCAATGGTAGAGAATCTAAAGAACGGATTTCTCTAGCTGTGGAGTACTGCAGTTGCCAAGCACCATCTAATAAATCCGTAGCATGGAGAAGAGGATGAGGGTTAGGATTGAGACTTTCTAGTTCTGTTGTTAATTGTTCAATTTCCTCAACTAAACTTTTATCAAGCTTTAAATTAGTAAGAGGATAACCATCACTGTTAATTTGATTTTTTTTGATAGTTGCTTGTAATTTCTCTTTCAAAAGTTGATTATTCATGAGATGAAATATTTGTATAAAACTTTTTGTAAATTATTGGCACTGGTACGAGTATATCTTATATTCCCAAATAAATAACCTGGCAGTTATTATCAACTACCAGGCTTTTGATTACTCAAAAATTATGTTATGGAGAAATTACAGAATACCCCAGAAGTGGAGAAAGCCTTGACCAGAAAATAGTTCAATCAAAGCTGCTGCTGAAAAACCAATCATTGCTAAACGACCGTTCCAGATTTCTGCTCCCGGTGTAAAACCCCATTGCCAAGCGTTGCGATCAGTTGCTACGGGTGTGTTAGATGTTTTTGTTGCATTAGTCATGATCAGCACTCCAATTAGGATTTACTAAGCTTTGTTGTCTTATGTAAATAAATATAACATTTTTCTGAAAAAAATAACATTTATTTATATTTTTTTTTGCAACTATGTGTAGATTAGGATCTTATGCTTAAACCACGTGGTCTGGTTCTAAAGCACAGGGATACGCCGAATCCCCCGTTTCTACCTGAATAGTAGAGTGTTGAATCCCGAAATGGTGTTCCAGTTCCTGAGAAACTTCCCATAAAAAAGCATCACCAGGATAGCCTTCTGGCATGACTAAATGAACTGTGAGTGCGGTTTCTGTCGTACTCATAGCCCAGATGTGAAGATCATGAATTTTCAACACCCCAGGACATTCAATTAAGTAATTTTTTACGGCACGGAGTTCAATTCCTGCTGGTACGCCATCAAGTGCCAAATTTACGGAGTCTCGGAGTAAGTGCCACGTCCCAACCACGACAACAGCCACCAGCACTAAGCTAACTAATGGGTCAAGCCACAGCCAATGGGTAAATAAAATCGCAATTCCAGCTACCACAACTCCCAAGGATACCAAGGCATCAGCAGCCATGTGTAAAAATGCTCCCCGAATGTTTAAATCACTTTTGCGTCCTGACATAAACATGAGTGCAGTAGCAGTATTAATGATAATGCCGACCAGGGCAACACCAATAATAGTTTCTCCCGATACTGGACCAGAATCATTAAAGCGGCGAATGGCTTCCCAAGCAATAGCACCCATAGACAAAAGTAAGACCACAGCATTTACTAAAGCAGCCAGAATTGAAGAAGCCCGCAATCCATAGGTATAGCGGTGGCTGGGAGGACGACGGGCAAGGGAACTTGCACCCCACGCCAGGAGAAGTCCCAAAACATCACTCAGGTTGTGACCCGCATCAGCAAACAAAGCCAAGGAATGGGCTAAGTAGCCATAGGTTGCTTCAACAATGACAAATCCTATATTCAGTGCAGTCCCAATGGCAAAAGCCCGGCTAAATGTGGCTGGGGCGTGACTGTGATGGTGTCCATGTTCGTGGTGATGATGATGGTCGTGGTCGTGTGTCATAGTTATAGGTTAGGGGTAAAGAACTAGATAAATACTATGGTTGGTACATTGCTATTGAACCTGATAGCGGTATTTTAGTGCGTTCTACTTAATATCACCGCAAATACTGTACTTCCCAATCTTCAGATATATTGAAAAAAAGAACTCATATAAAGCTAAAATTTAGAATACATGATAATTATAAATTCATAATTAATAACATTCAGTATATGCCTATTATACCTAATTTATTTAATCAATTCTTGAAAACGTTCATCTTCCCGAATAGCATCAAAATCTGAATCAGTTTTTGCCCATTCTCTAACTTTAGGATGCAAATTAATTGCTGTTTTTAGGCTTTCAATTGCTTGTTCAATATTACCTTGCAGGGAATAACTATAAGCTTTATTGTACCAAGCTTCGTGATCATCAGGTTTAAATTCCACAGCTTCGTCGTAGGAAGATATGGCTTCTTCATACCTGCCTAAATTACCTAGGGAAATGCCCCGGTTGTTCCAAGCTTGGTGTTTATCAGGTTTAAATTCCACAGCTTTGTCGTAGGAAGATATGGCTTCTTCATACCTGCCTAAATCATCTAGGGAAATGCCCCGGTTGTACCAAGCATCGTGATAATCAGGTTTAAATTCCACAGCTTTGTCGTAGGAAGATATGGCTTCTTCATACCTGCCTAAATTACGTAGGGAAATGCCCCGGTTGTACCAAGCTTCGTGTTTATCAGGTTTAAATTCCACAGCTTTGTCGTAGGAAGATATGGCTTCTTCATACCTGCCTAAATCATCTAGGGAATAGCCCCGGTTGTTCCAAGCATCGTGAAAATCAGGTTTAAATTCCACAGCTTTGTCGTAGGAAGATATGGCTTCTTCATACCTGCCTAAATTACGTAGGGAAATGCCCCGGTTGTTCCAAGCATCGTGAAAATCAGGTTTAAATTCCACAGCTTTGTCGTAGGAAGATATGGCTTCTTCATACCTGCCTAAATTCTCTAGGGAATAGCCCCGGTTGTTCCAAGCATCGTGAAAATCAGGTTTAAATTCCACAGCTTTGTCGTAGGAAGATATGGCTTCTTCATGATTTTCTCTAACTCTTTGCAAATAACCTAATTCAAAAAATAATTCAGCTTTTTGTTCATTATCTATTTCATGTTCAATAATATCTATAATTTCTAAGATTTTCTGATTTGTTTCTTCATTGGTTAAATTTGCATATTTCTCATAAGTTCCTTCCTGAATAATCCTTGTAGCTTCTTGTTCTAGAGTTTTTGAATCTAAAGGAAAATCAAATAACCCAGAACGCCAATCAAAGAAATCAGGGGCGCGGTGAATAAAATATTTAATTGCAAACTGTGGTAATAAAAATATAAAACAAATATTAAAACTATCTCTAAACCGTTCTCGTTGTTGGTTGATATTAATTAAAAACGGTGGTACACTTTCCCAACTATAATGATGAGTTTGTCGACTATTCCAACCTACTAAAGTTTTGGCTTCTTCGTATTTATAGAATGAAGACTCTAAGCCTGTAATAAATAATATATTGATATTGTTTTTGTTAGGTAATGTATCAACTATTGCATATAAATTCGTCACATCTTTATCTAATTTGATAACTTCTATATTTTGATTATGAATATCTGCTTTCACTTGACTAATTAATTGTTCACCTCCGGCCGGAGAACAACGCACAAATAATATACTAAAGCCGTCTGTAAACTGAAGTGTACGAATAAAGGCTTGATATTCTTCATCTTTTTCTATTGGTAAATCTTGATCCCAATCAGTGAGTTTAAGAGGCATAATTTTAGAGGATTTTTTAATAAAATTGTTATTAATATTACGACTTTAAAAACCTAACCCCTAACCCCTTCCCTACAAGGGAAGGGGAACAAAAATAGGAAATTCACAGCATCTAAACTTTTTCCTGTCCCCTCTCCTCTTAGGAGAGGGTTAGGGAGAGGTCTAACTATCCAGGATATACCAGAAACCTAACCCCTAACCCCTTCCCTAGAAGGGAAGGGGAACAAAAATAGAAAATTCACAGCATCTAAACTTTTTCCTGTCCCCTCTCTTGTTAGGAGAGGGTTAGGGAGAGGTCTAACTATCCAGGATATACCAGAAACCTAACCCCTAACCCCTTCCCTACAAGGGAAGGGGAACAAAAATAGAAAATTCACAGCATCTAAACTTTTTCCTGTCCCCTCTCTTGTTAGGAGAGGGTTAGGGAGAGGTCTAACTATCCAGGATATAATTGATTATAGGCATCCTGAAATGTTGTTATTCCTTTAATTAGAGGATTAATATCATACCAAACTTTACTTCCTCCCTCTGATTCGAGATAGCGATATTCTAAAATACAACGATTAAATAATAAACCCCGATGTAGCTGATCATTAACTATTTCTTTGGAATAATGAACATTTGCCAGATCTTTCCATTCATTCGCATAAATGGTATCTTTATATGTCTTTCGCAATTCGCTAATTGAACGCTGCAAGGCTTTGTCAGTAATAGGTAAAGACGTTGTATATTTGAGTGCTTCCTTCATTAATAATAATAAATTCCGCGCATGACCGCCACTCATTAAACATAACATCTCTAAAGATGATCTGCTTTCAAATAAATCAACAATAGATTTATTAGGATCTACTTTCTTTAGTCGTTTTTGGAGAATTTCAATAACTTTATCAAGTCCTGGTGAAAAAGGCTCATTTTCAGGAGTTTTTACCATAATCATCGGTAAAACTTGGGGAAGTCCATAAATCTCTGTTAATGATGCTGCGCGGTCAGAATAAAGTAAAGAAATTGGGATAGTATAAACTAAATGACAATCTAAATTTTTGAGTTGTTCATTACGGTCTATAAAAATTTCGTCATGATTGCTGCGGTTATCTGTTTTAGTTACAGGGACAATTCTATCTAGGTTATCAGCAATTAATACTAATTCGTGATATCCTGAAGGGAGATTTTTTTTAGCATCTCGAATAAATTCATTTAATGCCGTAGTTAAAGTGGTAGTATGGGGATTAATTAAATCACGAATTTTTCGGCGTTCACTGGGTTCACTTCGGATTTTAGTGGTAATTTTGGCAAATTGTGAAACCTGTGCTTCAATTGATAATTCATCTATAGAAATCTTTGTTTGTAATAAATCTTTTAGATCTTCACATCGTTCTTTTAACCAATTCAATACAGCTTGAGAATCTGTTCTATCTTTAAATGCTGTTAAAATATTGCGAGTGCAAGCTAAAAGAATATCTGTATATTGAACATCCTCTGGATCAATATCTGCTTCATCTGCCGCAAAGTAGACGACAAAAAAACCCTTTTCATCTAAATCTTTTTGTAGTCGTAGTAATTCTGTAGATTTACCTGCACCACGATGACCTGCATACAGTTGACAGGTTTTTCTGTTAGACAATAATATCTCTTTCCCTACCGCTTCCAATATGTCACCATCTCCCCGCACATCGGTACAATCCACATAAGCAGGATCTCCAGCAGGTAAAGGTCGGAATGGGTCAAAAGCGTTATATAACTGTTTTAAGAAGGCAAAATTTGAGGTCATAGTCGTAAATTTCAGCATCTAGGGTTATATTAACGCAAAAACACTGAGATTTATATTTTTATTTGAATACTTACCAGCATCCAGAGCAAAACCTGCATAAATGCTATACTAAACGAGTAACTCTTAGAGTGATAAATTTATGAGTTCACCATTTCCAGGGATGAATCCCTACTTAGAAAATCCTGATTTATGGTCAGAAGTACATCATAGATTAATTACAGCGATCGCTATTGCTATCTCTCCTACTTTGCGTCCTCAATATCGAGTAGCTATAGAAAAACGTACCTATAGACTTGATACTGAAGACTCTTTATTAATTGGTATTCCTGATGTAGCAATTTTATCAGTTAAACAAGCACAAAAACCAAGTATTAGGAAAACTGCAATAGCGACTTTACCCACAGAAACAGAGAATAGGGCGATTACTGTAACCTTACCATTACCTTTAGAAATTAAAGAAGGATATTTAGAAATTAGAGAAGTTTCTACAGGTAAGGTAGTAACTATAATTGAGATACTTTCTCCCACTAATAAAAAAACTAAAGAAGGTAGAAAATCCTATTTAGATAAACGGGAGAAAATATTGCAAAGTGATACTAACTTAGTAGAAATTGACTTAATTAGAACTGGGGAAAAAATGCCCATTGTCACCAGGATTTCTGATACAGATTATCGCATTTTAATTGTGAGATCCTATCGGTTTCCATCGGCTCAATTATTTGCATTTTCCGTCAAACAAACTATACCTAATTTTCCCATACCTCTACAAAAAGGAGAGGAGGAAATAGAGTTAAATTTACAGAATTTGTTCTTAGAAATATATGAACAAGCTGCATTTGATTTAACTTTAGATTATCATATTCCTCCTGTACCAGACTTGTTAGCGGAAGATCGAGAATGGATGGATATATTATTAAAAGAACAAGGAAGAAGAGAGTAAATAAAAATTATTACTGACATTGCCGTTAAAATGATTGATTTGGTCTTAAAAATCCCCGTATCTAGAGACCGGGGACTGTCAAAACCCTACTCTACTTCCACCACACTAATAATCCTCTCATCCCTGTTAAGTTGACAAATACTTTCACCCTTACTATCCTTATTGAGATTAGGAACTGCATCTATTGATACGCGAATTACTCGCTCCTTATTTGTCAATAATGCAACCTCCGAACCTGGTTTTGCTGCTACCATAGCCGCTAAATTGTCGGTTTTATTATTAAACTTCACAAGTTGTACCCCTAAATCCCCCCGACTAGCCGCCCTCAACTGATTTGCAGCTATAATTTTGCCATATCCTTCTTCCGTCACCAGCAATAATTGGTGATTTTTACTGACATTGACACAACCAACCATTTGCTGATTTTTCAAAAGGCGGAAAGCTTGTAAACCCATTGCAGCCCGACCCATAATCGGTAGTTGTTCATCATTGACGGGAAACCTTAATAGACGACCGCTAGAACTCGCCAAAATTAGATGTTCTCCGCTGCTGAGGAATTGGGTAAACGCTAATTCGTCATTATCTTTAAGCTTCAAAATTGTAATTCCTCGCCGTGAGAAATTCACAAATTCCGACAAAGATAGGCGTTTAATCCGTCCTTCCTTCGTTAACAGAACCATTTCCAACGTTTCGGGTTTTTCTGGCAACAAGAACCGAGTAATGATACCTTCCGTGTTACCTTGAGCGGTACTGGTAAGCATCGTAATCAATGGCGTTCCTCGTGCTGAACTTGTAGTGAGCGAAGTCGAACTACGTCCAGTAGTCAAAGGAATATCTCCCACCGTAATGGGATAGACTTTACCACCGCTAGTGAGGATTAACAGGTCTTTGTGAGTATTAGTTAATGCCGTTTGGATCAGGAAATCATGATCTAGCAAGCCATTTTCCCCTTTTGTTTTTTTACTGTTGGGGGAAATCCGCCGCACATAACCCCGCTGAGTAACTTCGACAATAGTTTCCTCTAGCGGTGCTTCCGGTTTAGGAGTGGGAATTTTCGCTGGAGAATTATCTGCTGCGGCTACTGCTGCTGGTTTAGCCTTACCTTTCTCTTCGGAAACTGGTTTTTCTGTAGTGTGAATTATTTTCGTCCGTCGCGGATCATTGTACTTCCGTTTGAGAGTTCGCAAATCTTTTTTCAGAGCTTTGAGTAATTCCCGTCTGTCGTCCAGTAATGTCCGCAATATACTAATTTCCTGGTTAAGTTGGTCAAATTCCTGTTGTAAATTTTGCTGTTCTAACCCAGTGAGACGACGTAAGGGCATAGACAAAATGGCATCTGCTTGGACATCACTTAAATCTAGGCGATTACAAAGTGTCATTTTGGCGGTACTGCCATCGGGCGCTTGCCGTAATATAGCAATAACATCATCCAAATTTGCTAAAGCTTTCAGTAATCCTGCCAGGATATTTACCCGATTTTCCGCTTTTCCTAATTCGTAACTGTAGCGACGGTTGAGGGTATGTTCTCGGAACTTGAGAAATTCGTCTAATAGTTGTCGTAAGGTTAATTGGCGAGGTTGTCCATCAACTATAGCTAACAGAATCGCGCCAAAGTTAGTTTGTAAAGCAGTTTGGTGATATAAATGCTGGAGCAATTCCTGGGGATTTGTATCGCGTTTGAGTTCAATAACTACACGCATTCCGTCTCTGTCACTCTCATCTCGAATGTCAGAAATTCCTAGTAAACGACCTTGGTTGACTAAATCGGCGATTTTTTCAATCCAACCAGCCTTATTAACTTGAAAGGGCAGTTCAGTGACTATTAATGCTGTCCGGCGTTTAGTTCCCCTGGTGGCAGGAATTTCTTCCATTGTGACGATGCCGCGCATAATAATACTACCTTTACCAGTGGTATAGGCTTCTCTAATGCCGCCATGATCAACAATTTCCCCACCAGTAGGAAAGTCGGGACCGGGAATTAATTGAAATAATTTTTCATCGCTTAACTCTGGGTTGTCAATTAAGGCAATTAAGCCATCAACGATTTCTCCCAAATTGTGGGGGGGGACATTTGTAGCCATCCCTACGGCAATTCCTGCACAACCATTCAGTAACAAAAATGGTAATTGAGCCGGGAGTACGGTTGGTTCTTGTTGGGAATTGTCGAAATTACCAGTAAAATCCACAGTTTCGTCGGCAATTTCCGCCAACATTCCCTCATGTCCCACCGATGCAAGACGGGTTTCCGTGTAACGCATGGCTGCCGGTGGATCATTATCAACGCTACCAAAATTACCATGTCCTCCCAGTAAGGGATAACGGCTGGAAAAGTCTTGGACTAGCCGAACTAAGGCATCATAAACTGATTGATCACCGTGAGGATGATATTTACCGAGAACGTCTCCCACTACACGAGCGCATTTTCGGTAAGGTCGATCTGGTGTTAAACCGAGTTCGTGCATGGCATATAGAATCCGCCTATGTACTGGTTTTAACCCATCTCGAACATCTGGTAAGGCTCGCCCCACAATCACACTCATGGCATATTCTAGGTATGACCGTTGCATTTCGGTGTGTAGGGCGGTGGTGATGACCTGTCCCTTGGAGAGAAGGTTTAATTGTTTTGCCATGAGGTTTTTCCCTAAATTTTGACTACACAACAGCCGCTAGAAGTTGACACGCTCCGCAATCACAGCATAACGGATTAAATAGAAAT is a window encoding:
- a CDS encoding cation diffusion facilitator family transporter; its protein translation is MTHDHDHHHHHEHGHHHSHAPATFSRAFAIGTALNIGFVIVEATYGYLAHSLALFADAGHNLSDVLGLLLAWGASSLARRPPSHRYTYGLRASSILAALVNAVVLLLSMGAIAWEAIRRFNDSGPVSGETIIGVALVGIIINTATALMFMSGRKSDLNIRGAFLHMAADALVSLGVVVAGIAILFTHWLWLDPLVSLVLVAVVVVGTWHLLRDSVNLALDGVPAGIELRAVKNYLIECPGVLKIHDLHIWAMSTTETALTVHLVMPEGYPGDAFLWEVSQELEHHFGIQHSTIQVETGDSAYPCALEPDHVV
- a CDS encoding DUF4058 family protein — protein: MSSPFPGMNPYLENPDLWSEVHHRLITAIAIAISPTLRPQYRVAIEKRTYRLDTEDSLLIGIPDVAILSVKQAQKPSIRKTAIATLPTETENRAITVTLPLPLEIKEGYLEIREVSTGKVVTIIEILSPTNKKTKEGRKSYLDKREKILQSDTNLVEIDLIRTGEKMPIVTRISDTDYRILIVRSYRFPSAQLFAFSVKQTIPNFPIPLQKGEEEIELNLQNLFLEIYEQAAFDLTLDYHIPPVPDLLAEDREWMDILLKEQGRRE
- a CDS encoding tetratricopeptide repeat protein, translating into MPLKLTDWDQDLPIEKDEEYQAFIRTLQFTDGFSILFVRCSPAGGEQLISQVKADIHNQNIEVIKLDKDVTNLYAIVDTLPNKNNINILFITGLESSFYKYEEAKTLVGWNSRQTHHYSWESVPPFLININQQRERFRDSFNICFIFLLPQFAIKYFIHRAPDFFDWRSGLFDFPLDSKTLEQEATRIIQEGTYEKYANLTNEETNQKILEIIDIIEHEIDNEQKAELFFELGYLQRVRENHEEAISSYDKAVEFKPDFHDAWNNRGYSLENLGRYEEAISSYDKAVEFKPDFHDAWNNRGISLRNLGRYEEAISSYDKAVEFKPDFHDAWNNRGYSLDDLGRYEEAISSYDKAVEFKPDKHEAWYNRGISLRNLGRYEEAISSYDKAVEFKPDYHDAWYNRGISLDDLGRYEEAISSYDKAVEFKPDKHQAWNNRGISLGNLGRYEEAISSYDEAVEFKPDDHEAWYNKAYSYSLQGNIEQAIESLKTAINLHPKVREWAKTDSDFDAIREDERFQELIK
- a CDS encoding PAP/fibrillin family protein, translated to MNNQLLKEKLQATIKKNQINSDGYPLTNLKLDKSLVEEIEQLTTELESLNPNPHPLLHATDLLDGAWQLQYSTAREIRSLDSLPLGLQIGKVYQVINIADKLFFNLAQVQHPLGLISGYVKVTANFEPAIDISNTADKRINVYFDKRYLAIEKIVGINTPKLNPFKVIVANNPQGRIATLDITYLDETLRIGRGGDESLFILNKANDVPKLAC
- a CDS encoding DNA gyrase/topoisomerase IV subunit A, producing the protein MAKQLNLLSKGQVITTALHTEMQRSYLEYAMSVIVGRALPDVRDGLKPVHRRILYAMHELGLTPDRPYRKCARVVGDVLGKYHPHGDQSVYDALVRLVQDFSSRYPLLGGHGNFGSVDNDPPAAMRYTETRLASVGHEGMLAEIADETVDFTGNFDNSQQEPTVLPAQLPFLLLNGCAGIAVGMATNVPPHNLGEIVDGLIALIDNPELSDEKLFQLIPGPDFPTGGEIVDHGGIREAYTTGKGSIIMRGIVTMEEIPATRGTKRRTALIVTELPFQVNKAGWIEKIADLVNQGRLLGISDIRDESDRDGMRVVIELKRDTNPQELLQHLYHQTALQTNFGAILLAIVDGQPRQLTLRQLLDEFLKFREHTLNRRYSYELGKAENRVNILAGLLKALANLDDVIAILRQAPDGSTAKMTLCNRLDLSDVQADAILSMPLRRLTGLEQQNLQQEFDQLNQEISILRTLLDDRRELLKALKKDLRTLKRKYNDPRRTKIIHTTEKPVSEEKGKAKPAAVAAADNSPAKIPTPKPEAPLEETIVEVTQRGYVRRISPNSKKTKGENGLLDHDFLIQTALTNTHKDLLILTSGGKVYPITVGDIPLTTGRSSTSLTTSSARGTPLITMLTSTAQGNTEGIITRFLLPEKPETLEMVLLTKEGRIKRLSLSEFVNFSRRGITILKLKDNDELAFTQFLSSGEHLILASSSGRLLRFPVNDEQLPIMGRAAMGLQAFRLLKNQQMVGCVNVSKNHQLLLVTEEGYGKIIAANQLRAASRGDLGVQLVKFNNKTDNLAAMVAAKPGSEVALLTNKERVIRVSIDAVPNLNKDSKGESICQLNRDERIISVVEVE
- a CDS encoding P-loop NTPase fold protein, producing MTSNFAFLKQLYNAFDPFRPLPAGDPAYVDCTDVRGDGDILEAVGKEILLSNRKTCQLYAGHRGAGKSTELLRLQKDLDEKGFFVVYFAADEADIDPEDVQYTDILLACTRNILTAFKDRTDSQAVLNWLKERCEDLKDLLQTKISIDELSIEAQVSQFAKITTKIRSEPSERRKIRDLINPHTTTLTTALNEFIRDAKKNLPSGYHELVLIADNLDRIVPVTKTDNRSNHDEIFIDRNEQLKNLDCHLVYTIPISLLYSDRAASLTEIYGLPQVLPMIMVKTPENEPFSPGLDKVIEILQKRLKKVDPNKSIVDLFESRSSLEMLCLMSGGHARNLLLLMKEALKYTTSLPITDKALQRSISELRKTYKDTIYANEWKDLANVHYSKEIVNDQLHRGLLFNRCILEYRYLESEGGSKVWYDINPLIKGITTFQDAYNQLYPG
- a CDS encoding chlorophyll a/b-binding protein is translated as MTNATKTSNTPVATDRNAWQWGFTPGAEIWNGRLAMIGFSAAALIELFSGQGFLHFWGIL